A part of Camelus ferus isolate YT-003-E chromosome 6, BCGSAC_Cfer_1.0, whole genome shotgun sequence genomic DNA contains:
- the GPR132 gene encoding probable G-protein coupled receptor 132 isoform X1 — MSPLAFLSAAKSLPGGSRDTRPQACLCPTGNGTSATSPALWTGAPPPNCTMSFEESRVFLVAVYSAVCTLGLPANCLTAWLTLLQALQGNVLAVYLFCLALCELLYIGTLPLWVIYVQRQHRWTLGPWACKVTAYIFFCNLYVSILFLCCVSCDRFVAVVYALESRGRRHQKTAVLVSASIFILVGLVHYPVFQMEDNDTCFETLPMNRRVAVYYYARFTAGFAAPMSIIAFTNQRIFRSTKLSTGLSATQKAKVKQLAIAVVAIFLFCFAPYHLVLLAKAVAFSYYRGDAKSVCAFEARLYTTSMVFLGLATVNSVADPIIYMLATGLSRQELCRIHKEWKKLSTKADVTKLTCSKDSEEVQLPTPLTDGCTLPGPVHVPGPRLGALERLTEDTC, encoded by the coding sequence ATGAGCCCTCTTGCCTTCCTGAGCGCCGCCAAGTCTCTTCCAGGCGGTTCCAGGGACACCCGCCCTCAGGCTTGTCTCTGTCCCACAGGAAACGGCACGTCAGCAACCAGCCCTGCCCTGTGGACTGGCGCGCCCCCGCCAAACTGCACCATGTCCTTCGAGGAGAGCAGGGTGTTCCTGGTGGCGGTGTACAGCGCCGTGTGCACGCTGGGTCTCCCGGCCAACTGCCTGACGGCGTGGCTGACACTGCTGCAGGCGCTGCAGGGCAACGTGCTGGCCGTCTACCTCTTCTGCCTGGCGCTCTGCGAGCTGCTCTACATCGGCACCCTGCCGCTCTGGGTCATCTACGTCCAGAGGCAGCACCGCTGgaccctgggcccctgggcctgCAAGGTGACCGCCTACATCTTCTTCTGCAACCTCTACGTCAGCATCCTCTTCCTGTGCTGTGTCTCCTGCGACCGCTTCGTAGCAGTGGTGTATGCGCTGGAGAGCCGGGGCCGCCGCCACCAGAAGACCGCCGTGCTGGTCTCAGCCTCCATCTTCATCCTTGTCGGGCTCGTCCATTACCCGGTGTTTCAAATGGAGGACAATGACACCTGCTTCGAGACGCTGCCAATGAACCGCAGGGTGGCAGTGTACTACTACGCGAGGTTCACGGCAGGCTTTGCCGCCCCCATGTCCATCATCGCCTTCACCAACCAGCGTATCTTCCGGAGCACCAAGCTGAGCACTGGCCTGAGCGCCACCCAGAAGGCCAAGGTGAAGCAGCTGGCCATCGCGGTCGTGGCCATCTTCCTGTTCTGCTTCGCTCCCTATCACCTGGTGCTCCTGGCCAAAGCTGTCGCCTTCTCCTACTACAGGGGAGATGCCAAATCTGTGTGCGCCTTCGAAGCCAGACTGTACACCACCTCCATGGTGTTCCTGGGCCTGGCCACGGTCAACAGCGTGGCCGACCCCATCATCTACATGCTGGCCACGGGACTTTCGCGCCAAGAATTGTGCAGAATCCATAAGGAGTGGAAAAAGTTATCCACAAAGGCGGACGTCACCAAGCTCACGTGTTCCAAGGACTCGGAGGAGGTGCAGCTGCCCACGCCACTCACAGATGGCTGCACACTCCCCGGGCCTGTCCACGTGCCCGGGCCACGGCTGGGTGCCCTGGAGAGGCTGACCGAGGACACGTGCTGA
- the GPR132 gene encoding probable G-protein coupled receptor 132 isoform X2: MPGNGTSATSPALWTGAPPPNCTMSFEESRVFLVAVYSAVCTLGLPANCLTAWLTLLQALQGNVLAVYLFCLALCELLYIGTLPLWVIYVQRQHRWTLGPWACKVTAYIFFCNLYVSILFLCCVSCDRFVAVVYALESRGRRHQKTAVLVSASIFILVGLVHYPVFQMEDNDTCFETLPMNRRVAVYYYARFTAGFAAPMSIIAFTNQRIFRSTKLSTGLSATQKAKVKQLAIAVVAIFLFCFAPYHLVLLAKAVAFSYYRGDAKSVCAFEARLYTTSMVFLGLATVNSVADPIIYMLATGLSRQELCRIHKEWKKLSTKADVTKLTCSKDSEEVQLPTPLTDGCTLPGPVHVPGPRLGALERLTEDTC, translated from the exons ATGCCAG GAAACGGCACGTCAGCAACCAGCCCTGCCCTGTGGACTGGCGCGCCCCCGCCAAACTGCACCATGTCCTTCGAGGAGAGCAGGGTGTTCCTGGTGGCGGTGTACAGCGCCGTGTGCACGCTGGGTCTCCCGGCCAACTGCCTGACGGCGTGGCTGACACTGCTGCAGGCGCTGCAGGGCAACGTGCTGGCCGTCTACCTCTTCTGCCTGGCGCTCTGCGAGCTGCTCTACATCGGCACCCTGCCGCTCTGGGTCATCTACGTCCAGAGGCAGCACCGCTGgaccctgggcccctgggcctgCAAGGTGACCGCCTACATCTTCTTCTGCAACCTCTACGTCAGCATCCTCTTCCTGTGCTGTGTCTCCTGCGACCGCTTCGTAGCAGTGGTGTATGCGCTGGAGAGCCGGGGCCGCCGCCACCAGAAGACCGCCGTGCTGGTCTCAGCCTCCATCTTCATCCTTGTCGGGCTCGTCCATTACCCGGTGTTTCAAATGGAGGACAATGACACCTGCTTCGAGACGCTGCCAATGAACCGCAGGGTGGCAGTGTACTACTACGCGAGGTTCACGGCAGGCTTTGCCGCCCCCATGTCCATCATCGCCTTCACCAACCAGCGTATCTTCCGGAGCACCAAGCTGAGCACTGGCCTGAGCGCCACCCAGAAGGCCAAGGTGAAGCAGCTGGCCATCGCGGTCGTGGCCATCTTCCTGTTCTGCTTCGCTCCCTATCACCTGGTGCTCCTGGCCAAAGCTGTCGCCTTCTCCTACTACAGGGGAGATGCCAAATCTGTGTGCGCCTTCGAAGCCAGACTGTACACCACCTCCATGGTGTTCCTGGGCCTGGCCACGGTCAACAGCGTGGCCGACCCCATCATCTACATGCTGGCCACGGGACTTTCGCGCCAAGAATTGTGCAGAATCCATAAGGAGTGGAAAAAGTTATCCACAAAGGCGGACGTCACCAAGCTCACGTGTTCCAAGGACTCGGAGGAGGTGCAGCTGCCCACGCCACTCACAGATGGCTGCACACTCCCCGGGCCTGTCCACGTGCCCGGGCCACGGCTGGGTGCCCTGGAGAGGCTGACCGAGGACACGTGCTGA